The proteins below come from a single Miscanthus floridulus cultivar M001 chromosome 1, ASM1932011v1, whole genome shotgun sequence genomic window:
- the LOC136494589 gene encoding L10-interacting MYB domain-containing protein-like — protein sequence MPEIDWNSENTRVLCMLFVEQVGKGNRPNTHLNALGYAEVEKGFKERTGIVATKVQIKNKWDKLKEDFKAWKKLMLRQTGTGWDPIKKTIAMDDEWWKKARADIPGCGKFKKKGLENEDDLAKCFADITTIGIDHWSPHVVNVENVDETQEEATNFDPQDDDVIPETQEEDIGISPPPASGERLARPVEKSGKKAKSGNALLIQEAVNSMASSANEYVSKRHGKYSIDEVMEVVIACGAGYDSNEHYIATELFVKKEQREMFMTLPTNDIRFTWLRRKYNDKYDK from the exons ATGCCTGAAATTGATTGGAACTCGGAGAACACTCGAGTGCTGTGTATGTTGTTTGTCGAACAAGTTGGAAAAGGAAATCGGCCAAACACACACTTGAATGCACTTGGTTATGCTGAGGTTGAGAAAGGGTTCAAAGAAAGGACTGGAATTGTGGCTACCAAAGTTCAGATCAAGAACAAATGGGACAAGTTGAAGGAAGATTTCAAGGCATGGAAGAAACTAATGCTGAGGCAAACAGGGACTGGTTGGGATCCTATAAAGAAGACTATTGCTATGGATGATGAATGGTGGAAAAAAGCTAGAGCT GACATTCCGGGTTGTGGAAAGTTCAAAAAGAAGGGCCTTGAGAATGAAGATGACTTAGCTAAGTGTTTTGCTGACATCACTACTATTGGTATTGATCATTGGTCTCCTCATGTTGTGAATGTTGAAAATGTTGATGAGACACAAGAGGAGGCAACCAATTTTGAtccacaagatgatgatgtcatTCCTGAAACACAAGAGGAGGATATTGGCATTTCTCCTCCACCTGCAAGTGGTGAGAGATTGGCTAGGCCTGTTGAAAAAAGTGGCAAGAAGGCGAAGTCTGGAAATGCACTCCTAATTCAAGAAGCAGTAAACAGTATGGCAAGTTCAGCCAATGAATATGTTTCGAAGAGACATGGAAAATACTCTATTGATGAAGTGATGGAGGTTGTGATTGCTTGTGGGGCCGGCTATGATAGCAATGAACATTACATTGCAACTGAACTATTTGTGAAGAAGGAGCAAAGGGAGATGTTCATGACCTTGCCTACTAATGACATTAGGTTCACTTGGCTTAGGAGGAAGTACAATGATAAATATGACAAGTAG
- the LOC136494582 gene encoding uncharacterized protein translates to MLRMNEVIFHDLHDVLVERYGLKPSKHINTYEMLAIFLFTCGGCESNRRGQNKFKHSGETISRKFHEVLDCVVVMAQDFLRPTDPNFRNVHKRIRNDKRAYPHFKDYIGALDGTHIRVFLSPEEQVSYIDKTGIATQNVLAVYDFDMRFTYVAAGQPGSLHDTSVLYHALEADVDVFPHPPQGKYYVVDAGYPNRPGYLAPYKGERYHLPEWHRGMEPNTPKEKFNRIHSSVRNVIERSFGVLKMKWQILYKMPGYSMVTQKKIVAATMVLHNFIREHASVDVDFANFDRDPTFMPTILERYNKYAVSQHASDGSTSESSFVTMDTFRDNMATSIALAWN, encoded by the exons ATGCTTCGGATGAATGAGGTTATTTTTCATGATCTTCATGATGTGTTGGTTGAGAGGTACGGATTAAAACCATCGAAACACATTAATACATATGAGATGTTGGCCATTTTCCTATTCACATGTGGTGGGTGTGAGTCAAATAGAAGAGGACAAAATAAGTTCAAACACTCAGGTGAAACCATTAGTAGAAAATTTCATGAAGTTCTAGATTGTGTGGTTGTCATGGCACAAGATTTCTTGAGACCAACAGATCCTAATTTCCGCAATGTGCACAAGAGGATTAGGAATGACAAGAGAGCATATCCACATTTTAAGGATTACATTGGTGCACTTGATGGAACCCATATTCGTGTGTTTTTATCACCTGAAGAACAAGTGAGTTATATTGATAAGACTGGAATTGCAACTCAAAATGTGCTTGCCGTTTATGATTTTGATATGCGCTTCACGTATGTGGCTGCGGGTCAACCGGGTTCTTTGCATGACACTAGTGTATTGTACCATGCATTGGAAGCAGATGTAGATGTCTTCCCACATCCACCTCAAG GCAAGTACTATGTTGTAGATGCGGGCTATCCTAATCGTCCGGGGTACCTAGCTCCATACAAGGGTGAAAGATACCACTTACCCGAGTGGCATCGAGGTATGGAACCAAATACTCCAAAAGAGAAGTTCAACCGTATACACTCATCTGTTCGTAATGTTATTGAGCGCTCATTTGGAGTATTAAAAATGAAATGGCAAATCCTTTACAAGATGCCCGGTTATTCAATGGTCACACAAAAGAAGATTGTTGCTGCTACCATGGTCCTACACAATTTCATACGTGAACATGCTAGTGTTGATGTGGACTTTGCTAATTTTGATAGAGATCCTACCTTCATGCCTACTATTCTGGAAAGGTACAACAAGTATGCCGTGTCTCAACATGCCTCCGATGGATCAACTTCGGAATCAAGCTTTGTGACTATGGACACATTTCGTGATAATATGGCTACATCCATCGCCCTAGCATGGAATTAG